The sequence AGCAGTACCCACCGTGTTCTTTTTAGGCGCGATCGCGGCGATGCAATTTATCCAACGCTAGGAGTTTTTCATGGAAAGAAATACTAATACCAATAATCAGCCGGTAGAGTTAAATAGAACATCCCTGTTCCTCGGACTGCTACTAGTATTTGTACTAGGGATTCTTTTTTCCAGTTACTTCTTTAACTAAGTTAACTGGGCACAGATTAATCTATCAATTAATCATTTTTTATTTAACGCTACTCGATGTTGTGATTAAGGAGGCAAGTTAATATCATGTCTGGAGGCGGAAGAATTCCCCTGTGGGTTGTTGCTACAATCGCTGGATTGGGCGTAATTACTGTTTTAGGCATTTTCTTTTATGGTGCCTATGCTGGAGTCGGTTCTTCGATTTAAAAATAGTCAGATTTTCTAATATTTGATTAGAAATTAGCATTTGAAAACCGTCCGTCTTTTTTAGATGGGCGGTTTTTATCAATCGTAGGTTGGGCTAACGAGCGGGAATTTGAAAGTTTTAAGCTTTAGTTTTAAGTTTTATTTGCGACTTCCTCGAAAAGCAACCTAATTCTTAAAAAACCAAATTTGGGATGCTACACTTCCCCGAATATGCTCGTAAATAATTTTTACAATTACAGTTTTTCGCATTCCAATATAAAACCGACATACAGCAACAAACCGATTTTAAAATGCAAAAGCTTGGTAAAAAAACGAGCAGGATGCAATTACCATAAGAATGTATTAAATTCAAGTGGAACAGCTTCCTGCCTGTTATCTATTTAAGCCAAAACTTAACCGATATCATCGCGTTCCATGTACAACAGCAGAAATGCCATGGTTACAGCTGGAAAAACAAGACCAGTTAAAGGAACGAGGACGGATGGCAGAAAAGATGCAGCCATAGTAAAACCTCCTATAAAATCGCATTACAATTCAACACGAGCTTACTGCAATTTGCGCCTTAATAAGGCAAAATTGTACATATTTTTAACACAAAGTCTTTTCACAAAAGTGGTTAGTGGTGATCAAAAGCCCTAAATCACTCTTCAAAACCTATTTTTTGATTGCTTACTATTCTCTATTACATGCCGAGCATTGCATCTAATTGAATGTTAGGTAAGTCTGGAGGTATTACAGTACGTTGGATGGTAAATTTATGGCTTTCCTGTAGAGTACTTGTATTTACAGCAATTGCTTCCAAGCGAATTTCTAAACAACCGAAAGGAATATTTAGTTTAGTGACTATTTCCAACTCTTGGTTTTTATTCGGTGTCAAATTGGTCAATAGGTGAGGACCATCAAGTAAATGCCTTGTATGGCAGTCTTCTAGCCACAATTTAACAGCAAGATGAGAATTGCCCTGTGGCAGACGAATTCGTACATTCAACGATTTACCTGAGACCAGTTCTCTTTTTGCTATGTAGAGTTGGGGAGTAGGTAATTCTTCTATTTTATCAGGACTTATTGTCAGTGCTGAGGTTGACGGATTTTCTGCAAGATGCTTTTGGGGTTCATCCAATTCAGAACTTTCAGTTGTCAAAATGTTATCGGCAAAAATATCTGTATCCTCTACTACAATTTCTTGATCGATTTGATTTGATGGTGCTCCAATTTGATTTACTTGCCATTGGGAGGAAGTAGAAATAGATAAATAAGGAGAAGGTGTTGCTTGTATATCAACTTGCGCTTTCTCTTGGTGTAATGCTTGAGAACTATCATTACTTTGGGCGTTTGCGCTCTGCGGAGGCTGCTGCACAGAAATGCCCTGACTTATCTCAACATCGTAATCTTCGTATTCAACGTCAATAGGTTCGGGTACGGAATATCCCTGAGAAAGCATCCACTGTCTAATTAAAGGAGATGTATTAAGATTTTCCGCTGCGATAAATTCGGAATTTGTTGGAGTCGCTGATTCTTTAAACTCTATAAAGTTATCTTCTTTTAGTTCATCCACCACTAATTCAGCTTGAGAAGTATTATCGGCTGAAAGTGATGTTTCAGTTATGTTTTGATTATCGACAACGCTCGTGTATGCTGATTCTTCTGTATCGTAAACATTTGCATCGGCTTCAATGGTACAACTATTTATTGGCTTTGACTTTCGTAAGTAAGGAAAACTTGTATCTGTAGCAGCACAGCTAGAAACAGCTTCGATATATCCATTGTTAATATATTCATCAATTTTCTCTTGATAACCAGGCACGCTTGGTAACTTTAGTGAATTTGTTGCTACCTTTCTACGAAGCTTTCGAGCATCTATACGAGGTGGAAGAGATTTTTTAGTCGATGGTACTCCTTTTACCGACTGTTCTTCCGGCTTCACTGCTTTTACTAAGTTAAAAAGTTCTAAATCTAGAGATGATGCAGACTCTTCTAAAGTTTGAGGTGTATTTCGTGCAGATAATTCCGCTGTGGAATAAGCAAACTTTTCTAATTCACCTTTAGGATTAGCAACAGTAATCGCTAATAGTTCTTTAATTTCTGCCGTAATCGTAAAAGATTGACTTGCTAATAATTCTACAACTTCTTGATTTGAAAGTGCCCCGTATAACTTAACTTCTCCCAGAATTAACTTAGAATCGCATTCTTCGGGAATATTAATTAAAATCGCAATTGCAAACGGTAGGGATTTATTGGGGTTGGGTAGACGAAAAGATTGTAACAGTTGGGAATTTTGCGGCGATCTCAGTTCAATTTGTATTTCAGCCTTCGTAATCGGGTTAATTTGCTGTGTTGTTTCTTTAGCAGCAACCTTTCCTTGTAGTGTAATTGTGCTTCCCCAACTAGCAACAAAGCTATTTTTATCTAAAGTTATTAGTAATGGTAAAGGTGGAGGAACTTTAAGGTTATCTTCAATACTGTCATCGGGAAGTAAAGGTTCCGAAGACGGTAAAGCTAACTCCATCAAATTTTGTAGAATCTGTTCTGCCGTATCCCCTTTAACTCTTACTGGACTAGAATTTTGCTCAACTATAGCTGTAATCTCTTGCCGAGAAGGTTGTTTGCTAACGTCTTTTTTGTTTGAGGTTTTTGGCTTGTTCGATGATGTTTGAACTGATTTTTTACTAACGCTTTTATTTAATTTAGCTTTAGATTTTTCTAAAGATTCTTGAGCAGATTTTTTGTTAACGGCTTTATTTGAGATGGCATTAGACTTTGCTGGCTGTTTTCGAGATGATGAAGTCTCAACAGCTTTTTCCGGTGACAATCGAGCAGAGTCTGTTATCTTTTGCTCATTTTTCCCACTAGGTACAGTATCTTGATTCGATTTTCCAGGGGGCTTTTTGCTAACAGCCTTTTTTTTCTCTACAGCAGCTTTGAGCGAATCTCGTAATTTTTCTTTATTATCGCTGCTGGATCTATCTAAAGAACTTTTTTTGGCTGTATTGCCACGATTTGCACTTATTTTTCCTGTTGAGCGAACCGAACTTGCCTTATTAGCAGCTTCTATCGATATAGAAGATATTAACCCAGCATCGTTAGTTTTTATATCATTAGATGAAGTTAAAGAATAACGGCTAGATTTAAC comes from Rivularia sp. PCC 7116 and encodes:
- a CDS encoding photosystem II reaction center protein J, producing MSGGGRIPLWVVATIAGLGVITVLGIFFYGAYAGVGSSI
- a CDS encoding photosystem II reaction center protein L — translated: MERNTNTNNQPVELNRTSLFLGLLLVFVLGILFSSYFFN
- the psaI gene encoding photosystem I reaction center subunit VIII, which encodes MAASFLPSVLVPLTGLVFPAVTMAFLLLYMERDDIG